AGTTGACAAACTATTATTTGCTGAATCTTGTCCTTCTATCGAGATTCCTTAGGAAAGGCAATCGCTTTATGATCCGGGCTCATACCCGCGTTTTATGGTCTCGAACAATCGAATTGAAATGGCTGATCAAAGATCCACAGCACGTCTGTCTATCAACGAATTAATGAAACAGGCTAAATTATTAGAATCCGAAGGCAAACTGGAGGATGCTGTCAAAAACTATCATACAGTTATCGCAAAGGATAAGCTGCATACCGCTGCATATAATCGGCTCATGATTGTATATCATAGGCAGAAAATGTACAAGAAAGAGCTAAGTACGATAAAGAAGGCGCTCGCCGCCTATGAAAATGATCTGTTGAAAGATCAGCGCAAATGGAAGAAGCTGAACGGTGGGACAGCGGACTTAAGTCAGCGTTTGGCCAAAGTACTGGGATTAATGCAGGAGGGTGGCCTCCCAAGATATGAAGAACCGCAAGTCATGGCCTGGAGAAAGCGTTTGGAAAGGGTAGAGCAAGTTATCAAAAAGACAAAGGTGTAAAGACCAAGGCGCTTTAAATTTGTTATAAAATCGTAAACGAAATTGTAGATGCTGCTGTTCAACTATAAAACTCATTAGTTTTAATAAATCGATATTGAGCCGAAACCCATTTTAGAAATGACGATGAAATACATATTCTGCACGGTTGAAACACCTAAAAATTCAAATGCCAAATACAACTATGAGCCAAAATGTGGCGGATTTGTTCTAGCAAAATACCTTCCTTTGGGTTCGGTTTTCCCCTATGATTTCGGTTTTATCCCGGGCACGGTAGGAGAGGATGGTGACCCCTTGGATATTATCGTTATTTCGGAACAAGGGACGTTTCCTGGCTGTATATTGAAATGCAGAATCATTGGTGCAATAAAGGCGATACAGCAGGATAAAGATGGCGACACTGTCGAAAATGACCGGTTTTTGGTTGTGCCAGAGGCTTCAGCCGTCTTTGGTCACATTCATCGTGTCGCCCAATTGCCTGAAACCGTGCTCGATGAACTGCAACAGTTCTTCATAAATTATAATAAACAGGAAGGCAAAAATTTCCAGCCTTTGGAAATTCTAAGTGCTAAAGATGCATGTAAGGCGATAGAAAAAGCAAAAAGTAACAGCCAGCCCATCAAAAAAATTGAACTTTTTCTTCCACTCTACGATGCGTCGGGAACACCCTTCTCCGCTCAACTATTTCAGGATATTAGTAAGCAGCTCATTAAAGACTTTGGTGGGATAACAGCTTATACGCGTGCCCCTGCCATTGGTATATGGGTCGATCCTAAAAAACAGCCAATTAAAGACGAGAATGTGGTTTATGAAATCATGGTTGCTGAAATCGACCATGCCTACTGGAAACAATTCAAGAAAAAACTCGAATTACAATTTGCCCAAAAAGAGTTAGTTATTAGGCAAAGTGAGGTCGGGCTGCTCTAGTCGCTATATTAATACTGTAGATCTGCTGGAATGTAGACCAGTAGGCTTATAGATTTATTTAGTTTGAAGCGTAGGTGAACGGGAAATCAAAATAGAAAATAGATCCCTTATCCTTGGCGCTTTGAACGTGTATCTGTGAACCATGTTTTCGCAGGATTTCTGCGACCAAATATAGGCCGATGCCAAATCCAGATATGTTAGAAGTATTTAGGTTATCCACCCGATAGAATGATTTAAAAATATTCTTTTGATGTTTGGGCTCGATCCCAATCCCTTCATCCTGAACATATATACGTACTTTTTCGCCTATTATCTGCGTGCCAATAATAATCGTTCCGCCGTGGGGAGAGTATTTTATGGCATTGTTAAGTAAGTTGGCAAAAACCTGATCCATTTTGGGCCAGTCAGCTAAAATATGAACGGTAGGATCGCAACGCAGTTCAATGCTGTGCCGATTCGTTTCCAGATCATTAATACAGTCCCGCATTAATTTGTCAAGCTGAAAAGTGGTTTGGTGAAGTTGCAATTTACCTTCGTCTACCTCCGTTATACTTAGAAAATCCGCAATCATGAGCATCATTTTTTTTACTTGGGATTCGATCTTAGTTCCTATCTGGGCACTTTTTTCACCAAATATAGTTGCATGCTGTTGCATCATCTGCGCACTCATCAAGACTGTGGTGAGCGGTGTTTTGAGTTCGTGGCTTGCTACGGATATAAACGTATTTTTTCGCTTCTCTTCCTGCTTTTTTTCGGTGATATCCCGTGCAATTTTTGATACACCAATGATCTCGCCGAGATTGTTTTTTATGGGGGATATCGTCAGCGACAAATCGACCAATTTGCCTGATTTTGTCTGCCGAACAGTTTCAAAATGCTTGATGGAATGCCCCATGCGCATTCGCCCCAGGATATAATCTTCTTCAGAATGCCTATCTCGTGGAATTAATTTTAGGATGGACTGACCGATCATTTCCGCGTTTGAATAACCAAAAAGATTCGTCGCAGCGTCGTTCCAGCTGGTTATAATACCGTCTAGTGTCTTTCCGATAATCGCATCGTAGGATGAGTTAACAATGGCTGCGAGTTCGGCACTTTTTTCTGTCGCTTTTTTCTGATCTGTCACATCCATAAGCGCTCCGATAATCCTGCGCGATTCTTTGCTGCCGCTAAAGAAAGCCGATCCCGTGATTTTTACAAAGGCAATCCCATGTGTGATAGGTCTTATAATGCGGCAGGTAAACTCAAAATGGCCGTCCATTTTATTTTCGCTCAGCCCTTTCATTTGCTGGAAAATAGCGGATTGATCGGCCGGATGGATGAGCGTTATCATCGCTTCTTTCTTTTGGATTGGGGCAGAAAGTTCCAAAATTTCTTGAGCCTGTGGGGAAAGTTGAACTATTCCTTTCGCAGCGTCCCAATCCCAGGTCCCAAGTCCGGTAGAGGCGATGGCAAGGCGAAGTCGCTCTTCCTTCTCCTGCAGGATTGCTGTGAGTTTATCTCTTCTTTTTTCTGCAAGTACGGCTTCCGTAACATCTTTGGTAAAACACATCGAATGGACAAATTCGTCGTCCTTCATCAAAGCACTGGAATTTATAACAACATGCTTTATATCTCCATTTTTGCACCTCAGACTTGCTGGATAATCCTCCACACGTTGATTATTCAAAAGCATGTGTAGGATTATCGAAATGGTATCCTGATCTGTGTGAAAGTCTGCAATGGGGAAACCAATATATTCTTCCTTACGATAACCAAGAAGGTCAAGTTCAGCTTGATTGGCCCAAATAATAACCCCTTCCCGGTTAACCCAATGTAGTGCTAATGATGCACTGTCGATAAAGTCAGTTAGTTCAGTAATCCGGTTGTTGAGCTCGAGATTTTCAATTCGTAATTGTTCTATTTGTTCGGAGCTGTTCATAAAGATGTCGTATGGTGTTATAAAGACAATTATATGGATATAAAACTACTTTAAAAAAGGTAAATGTACGGGTCATCTTAATGATAAATAACAAAAATCGCACTAAACCATGTTTGAAGCTATTTAAAGCAAACAAAAATTGGGTGACGGCAGTTTGAAAATAATAATATCGAATAATTTTAAGTATAATATTTTATGGCGGACAGCAAAAAATAGAGGCTATTATATCCTAGACAATAATAAAACATCAATTTATAATGCCCTTGCTGTCAATCTACTGATAGCGCTGACCAAATTTATCGCCGCATCTTTTACCAACAGTTCTTCTATGATTTCTGAAGGAATTCATTCCACAGTTGATACGGCTAATCAGCTGTTGATATTATATGGATTGAAACGTAGTAAAAAGGCGCCCGACCAGTCTCATCCCTTTGGTTATGGAAAAGAGCTTTATTTTTGGTCCTTTGTGTTTTCTATTCTCATATTCGGTTTGGGTGGAGCGCTGTCCATCTATCAGGGATTGATGCATATACGGGAGCCCGAATTGATGAAAGATCCTTTCTGGAATATATCGTCTTGATTCTCTCGCTTATTTTTGAGGGTACTTCTTTTATTATTGCTGTAAAAGCATTCAACAAAGCCCGAAAGGGGGTTGGCTGGTGGGATGCGATCATTAAAAGCAAAGACCCCTCCAGTTTTCTTGTTGTTTTTGAGGATGGAGCAGCAGTGACGGGACTATTGATTGTCATGATCCTCATGTCGCTAAGCCATTCCCTGCAGATTCCCGAATTGGATGGATTAGCTTCTGTAATTGTTGGGGTGCTGTTGGTTTTTGTTTCGTTTATTCTCGCCAGGGAAAGTCGGAGCTTGCTGTCTACCTATCAGTCTCCTGAAGACGTTATACTGATGCTTATCATTGATTTTAAGGATGATCTTGATACAGAAGATATTACCGAAGCAATTGCCCGCATCCGTACACGCATTAAAACCGAATTTCAATTTATCCATTATGTCATTATCCAACCAGAATAAATTCTATTCATTCAATTCCTGTAAAATTCCGCGCTAAGGGGCGTAACGGCCTGTTGTGATTTTACTGTAGGCTATAGGTAAAGTGAAAAATTTTTATAAACTTCGGAAAGTTTACCAAAGGAGGGAATGGAAAACGTTTCAATTATCGATCAATGAATGGGTATAGAATTTTAGGAATAGCTTTCATTAGTTTTGCAATTATATCCTGTGGAAAAAATGATTTATCACAGGATAATTTAGGTACTGGAGAGGAGGGAAAGAATGGGACTAGCCCGGGACCGGCCCCGGAAAACAAAGTTCCGGAGCTTAGCATATGGCATTGGGGCTCTGAAAGACGTCCTTATGGTATCAACAATGTGATTATGGATGACGCCAGGATGAGGGAAACCATTGACAGCTATATTCAAAATAAAGTTACTCGGGTATATGGCGGATATTCGAAAATTCCTGCACACCCGATACAGAAAGAAAATCTTGCCAAATGGAACAGAAAACTTAAACAACTGGGCATAAAATCTATTTATCTAATCGGAAATGAACAGTGGATATATCCTGAAAATCGTCAAATGATGATAGATTATATTCTGGAATATTACGTTAAATTTAATCTTTCCGTCGATGTAGATGCAAAACTTCAAGGTTTGCATTTGGATCTTGAGCCACATCAGCTAAAAGAATGGAGTGCAGCATCTATACATAGGAAGCGTGAACTTTTGTATTTATTGAAAGATACCTACCGAGATCTTAGGCTAACCTTACTACATTATGGGATGGAAAAGGATGAAATAATGGCTGATATTCCAACTTGGTTTGATGAAATGAGTGCTATCGGCTGGGCATCAGAAATCGAAAAATACAATTGGTTTAACGATACAATGAACTACATCAACGGATTCACCATTATGGCTTATGAATTAGCATCAATACCAACCATCGTTCAGCGTACCAATTGGGAAAGGAATAATTTTAAAGCAAACATTCAAATCGGACTCGATGCTGATGAGATAGGTCGTATCTGGAATAGCAAATCAGCCATAATTAATGCATTGCGGGAAATTAATGTGCAAACCCAAGCGCCAATTGCTGTCCATAATTATACGACATTTATGGAACAATAGCGGTTTCAGGTGAAATTCCATATTTATTAAGGAAATATCTTATTATTAATTGAAACTTGGTCGTGATAAGATAGTTATTGGTCAAATTTGATGTTCGATGTTGCGATGTAGTTGAATAGCTACAGAAAAAACAAGTCTAGGATATTTGATAAGTTTAACTGACTGATTTTTCTATTTTAGCCATCAATTCTAATTCCAGCCTGATCGCCATGAAAGGGAGGGAATTCAGAAGATCGCTAAAAGATATGTTTGTTACGACCCTAACCATAATAACGCTATTTTGCGCAGGCTATCTCCTCTTTTTGAATTGTTCGAAAAGACAGATGTTATGCAACAAATTCCTGATGATTTTCTTGCTAATTACCGCATGTCATCAAATTTTAATTTGTGGTTTAAAGATTTGGTCAGCGGACGAGGTCTATTTGGTCCTTTGCTTACCCTTTGGGCTACTGTTTGGGCCCGCTATTTTATTGTTGGTAAGTAGCTTAAAGTCCAAAAATATAGGTTGGCAGTTTATTTTCCACTTTATACCATTTGTCGGTAGCTTATTGTTGTTTGGTATTGTAAAATTGAAATGGTGGATCTTAGATGGATTTGATGTTGACGACATCTTGTTGGTTCACTTAATGTCATTCGTGCATTTTTCCAGTTATCTGACGTATGTGGGGTTAAAAAATCAGCAGGAAACGGGTGTAGATCTATTTAGGCTGATGAAAAGATATGGGATTAAAGTTTATTTTCCTATCGTATTTATATTTCTACTCATTGTAGAAATTCTGATTATGATCGGTCACTATAGAAATGTCATTATCCATGAGATATTTGTGCTTTCATTTTTTTTAACGTTCCTTTCGTCTTTGTTTATATTTTATTTCACTTATCTGCGACAATATGAGGGAACAAATTCAGAAGAACTCACATTAACCATCGCAGTAAGCGATGCATTATTGTGTAAAATAGAAAATATTGACTCGAATGTAACATCGTTGGATAAACGGGAACAGCTTTATCGTCGACAGCTCGAACAGTTTATCCATACCAAAGCTTATTTGGATACCGAACTTAATAAGGAGAAGTTCAGTCATCAGCTTGGAATACCGCTGAACAATATATCTCCGTTCCTTAAAAAGGAGTTCGGCAGAGGATTTAATGCCTTTATTAACCACCTTCGCGTGAATTATGCAGCAAAACAGTTGAAAAATACTGAACTTCAAACGACAGTTGATCATTTGAGTTTTGTCTGCGGATTCAATTCACGAGCTTCATTCTACAGAAGTTTTCAGGCCGAATTTGGCTGTACACCCCTACAGTTCTGCAAAACTGCTTCCTAGCCATCTATTTTCTTTTTACTTTGAGTTGCATCTAGCCGCTAGGATTATGCTTTTTCGGTATAACTGCTGTCCCCATGAGCACCCGGTAAAGCGGTCCCATTTTACCCCCTTATAATATTCTTAAAATTTATCGGATTTCATGTCGTCGTTATTTGTTCGACCGCTTTGAAGATGACGGCTTTGTCATTTCGGTTGTAGGCAATTTCAAGTATCAGACTTTATATTACCCTTATCCTTTAACCATATGTATTCAGGGAAAATTGTGCTGTATTTGAAAGGATCGCGAAGTGAACCGTTTTCAATGCTGTCCCTTACCGTTTGGATTGAAACGAAAGCTACAAAAGCCTAACGACGATCCGTCTCATCCGATGTGAATGGGAAATATGCTGGCTATCAGTCGAGATTCTTCTCATGGATCAAATTTTGTCTTTTTCAGATTGTCTCTTTTTCAACCAATCTGAAATCTTCTACCATTTAAGATTTTAGTTTCACTGAAAATCTGCTTATTTTTTGTAAGCTGATTTTGGTAGTTAATGTATTGATATTGTGGTTTTTGTGTTTTGTTTTTTTGTTTAATGCTTTGTCTTTGTTTTTATGGAAAATCGACCTATTTGAAAGTGAGACATTTTTTGTTTTGTGGATAATCAATTTTGTATCAGCGTTCCAATCACGATGTTTTTGTGCTGTAGGACAAGCAATAATTATCTATTAAAAATTTAAATAACACAAAAAATGTATTATGATTACTACCTCTATTATTTAAGCTACATAGGAGCTTTGTACAATGGTTACCCATTGGTCGTAAGGATTACCGCAGCCATGGTATTGGGGCTATTGGGCCTTGTCTTGTTCGGTATTGTCCGATTACTCTATATCGGCTATCGCATTAACAGGACGGAAAAACAGCGGAGGAAAATTCGTGAGCATTTCGATGAAAAGTTGGCTTTTGTTATGACAGCAAAGAATAACTATGATGTGGATGAAATCCGAGAACTGTTACACTACGATGTTTCGAGATCAAAAAAATGGAGAACGGATGCATTGACCGATATCGTTCTCCACGTAAAAAATGAGTCATTCAAAAGCGGTCGGCTAAATGAGCTTAATTACAAAAATTGTTTAGAAGCACTCAGACTCATGGGTTTTTGGGAAAAGCGTATGCGTACACCTGGATTGTCCAAACGTAGGGAGGCTTTACAGGTTGTGGGTGAGTTCAACATTGGTGTGAACAGCGGCATTCTTTCCAAATCCATGTTTCATAAAGACAAAGATCTACGAAAGACCGCACGAGATTTATATGCAAGTCAGGAAAATTATAATCCCTTTCGTTTTATGGAGGAGAATTTCGATGAAGCATTTACACAATTGGATAAATTGCGCCTTCATGCTACATTGTTGAAACGTTCGCGGGAAATTAAGCTTCCAAATCTTCTCCGTTGGATTAATAATTCCAGAAATGTTAACTATATCCAGTTCATTATACAGGAAATAGAGTTTTTTGAGCAAAAAGAAGCTTGTCCTGCTCTTCTTGAAATGTTGGAAACGCAGGAAAATAGAGATATCCGCGCACAAATTGTTTTGACCTTGGGGAAGCTTGAATACAATGATGGTATTTCAGAGCTTATCAACCGATTTTCCCTTGAATCGTCTATTGTACGTGAGGCAATTGTGAAAGCAATGGGCAAATTGAAATCCAAGAAAGTCATCCCGTTTTTAACCGATACCTATTGCTTTTCTGACGATGATCATTTAAAAATGTTAATCGCCCGTTCCATCAAGGCACAGGGAAAAGAAGGGGAAATTTTACTTCTCCATCTTCAGGAGGAGGCGATTTTGCAGTCGCGTGAAAAGGAGAAATTACTGTTAAATCAAGTGTTTGCAGAAAGATTAGTTATATCAGTTTAAAATTTATTTAAGATGGTCTATTTTTTTACCTATCTCATTTATTTCTATGCCACGACATTGGGTATTTCCTATGTTGTACTTATGGTAATGAGCTATTATAATACCCTCCGTTATCGCTATCGATACACGAAGCGGGAAGAGAACTATTTGCTGGAGTTTCCCGATAAGGCGCCAGGAGTCTCTATTGTCGCACCTGCGTTTAATGAAGAGGTCATCATCTTGGATAGTGTCAATTCGCTGTTGAATCTCGATTACCCCAACTTTGAAGTTGTCGTCGTGAATGACGGTAGCAGAGACAAAACCTTGGATATCCTTTTAACGGAATTTGAGCTGGAAGAAGTTCCGTATTATCTGGTTTATAAAGTGAATTGTAAACCTATTAAACGCGTGTTTCGGTCAAAAAATCCAGCATATAGCCGGCTGATCGTGTTGGATAAAGAAAATGGCGGAACAAAAGCGGATGCTATCAATGCCGGGATCAATGTGGTTCAGAACGATTACTTTATCAATACCGATGTTGATTGTATTCTTGCTAAAGACAGCCTCAGTAAAATCGTCCTCCCTATTTTGGATTCAGAAAAACAGGTCATAGCCGTGGGGGCCACCATGCGTATGGCAAATGGCTGCCGGATCGAAAATGGCGAGATCACACGGGTAAGACCTCCGAAAAGTTTGATTCCTTTATTTCAGGAAACAGAATATTTAAGATCTTATCTGGTAGGAAAAATGGGATGGGATATGATCAATGCTGTTCCAAATGTTTCTGGAGGATTTGGCCTATTTGATTCTAAAGTGATTATTGCAGTAGGTGGTTTTGACTCTTCTTCGCATGCCGAAGACATGGATATCACTACGCGGATTTCTGCCTATATGCTTGAAAATAATCGTGAATATAGGATCGCTCAATGTCCTTACAGTTTGTGTTGGACTGAGGGACCGCCAAATTTAAGCATATTGAACCGTCAAAGAAGCCGTTGGGGAAGAGGCCTGTTTCAGTTTCTTGTCGATCACCGGAAAATGATTTTCAATAAGGATTATGGACGCTTAGGCTTTGTTGTATTACCCTATATGATCATGTTCGAATTCCTAGCTCCTATTATCGAATTTACAGGTCTTCTATTCATGATTTTTCTGCTGATTACCCACCAGATCAACTTCGATACATTCTGGATGATGCTGCTGTATGCCTACCTTATTGGATTTTCAGTATCTGTTATCACAGTTTCCTACGATCTGGTTTTGGGAAAACTTTACCGGAACTTTTGGGAATATCTCAAGCTGGTATTATTCTCAGCATTTGAACCGATATTATATCACCCGTTTGTCATCATTTTCACCTTGCGGGGCTATATACAATATTTAACACGGAAAGATATCAAATGGGGAAATATGACTCGTAAGGGGTTTTCTCAGACAAAAAATGCTTAAATGAATTAATAATGTTTAAAAATATCCATAAAACGAAGTTACTTTTAGCTCTTTCAGCATCAATTTATTTCACTCCGGTTGCTTACGGGCAGCGGGCATCGACCACAATTGATAGAAATGAAAAGGCCTACGAAATAAACGAATTATATAAACAGGGGAAATGGGATACGGGAAAGAAGATCGCAGATGCTATTCTCGAAAAAAATCCGGAGGATTCAGATATGCGTATGCTTGTGGGGAAATATTATATTCACCGCAAGGACTATAGCCGAGCAAGATATGAGCTTGTCAAATCCCTCAAATCGGCGCCCGCAAATGTCGAGTCTAAGCATATGTTGGTAGCTGTTGAAACAGAGACCGGTCGATATTCAAGTGCAATTTGCTACGTCAATGAATTGTTGGAGGTTAATCCCTATTGGAAAGGGCTTTGGCGTAAGAAAATTGAGCTCTACCGTCACCTGGGTAATCATGTGGAGGCAGACCGCTTGCTCAAGCGGATTTCCCAAATCTATCCGGAGGATAGCCAGCTAAAAAAAGATCAGGCTTATCTGGTCGAACAGCGGCTTCTGCAGGTAAAAAAGGAAGGGAAGATGGATCAATCTATTGAAGCGACTAAGAAAATGATTGATGAGCGTCCACTTCAATACTGGAACTATATGCCTTTAATCGACAGCTACATTAAGGTTGGAGATTATGCCAATGCCCTGGTTTATACTGAACGAGCGTTACATCAATTTCCTGCAAGTGATGCGCTGTTTCAGAAGAAAATCGCTATCCTTGAGCACGATCAACGTTATCCTGAGATTCTATCGCTCCTCAATGCCCGCATCAAAGGTGGAGCCGGAAATATCCCTATGCTGCAGAAACAATATCGCTATTTCCTAAAGGAAACGGCACGGAGTGCTAAAAATAATGAACCAGCAACACTTTACGGAAAAATTTTTGAGGAAGCACCAAAAAACAAGGAAGCTTTTAATTATGTGTTCAACGACCTTCTAGCGAAATCACAATACGACGAAGCACTTGCAGTGCTGAAGAAGCACAAGGTGCATGTGGGCGGTAGCAAACGAATCGATATGCTAGAACTTATGGTTCACAAAAGAATGGGAAATCAGTCCAGGGTAACCGCGTTGACCAAATATCTCTTTACTAAATATCCCGGAGATAC
The Sphingobacterium multivorum genome window above contains:
- a CDS encoding HEAT repeat domain-containing protein is translated as MYYDYYLYYLSYIGALYNGYPLVVRITAAMVLGLLGLVLFGIVRLLYIGYRINRTEKQRRKIREHFDEKLAFVMTAKNNYDVDEIRELLHYDVSRSKKWRTDALTDIVLHVKNESFKSGRLNELNYKNCLEALRLMGFWEKRMRTPGLSKRREALQVVGEFNIGVNSGILSKSMFHKDKDLRKTARDLYASQENYNPFRFMEENFDEAFTQLDKLRLHATLLKRSREIKLPNLLRWINNSRNVNYIQFIIQEIEFFEQKEACPALLEMLETQENRDIRAQIVLTLGKLEYNDGISELINRFSLESSIVREAIVKAMGKLKSKKVIPFLTDTYCFSDDDHLKMLIARSIKAQGKEGEILLLHLQEEAILQSREKEKLLLNQVFAERLVISV
- a CDS encoding PAS domain S-box protein encodes the protein MNSSEQIEQLRIENLELNNRITELTDFIDSASLALHWVNREGVIIWANQAELDLLGYRKEEYIGFPIADFHTDQDTISIILHMLLNNQRVEDYPASLRCKNGDIKHVVINSSALMKDDEFVHSMCFTKDVTEAVLAEKRRDKLTAILQEKEERLRLAIASTGLGTWDWDAAKGIVQLSPQAQEILELSAPIQKKEAMITLIHPADQSAIFQQMKGLSENKMDGHFEFTCRIIRPITHGIAFVKITGSAFFSGSKESRRIIGALMDVTDQKKATEKSAELAAIVNSSYDAIIGKTLDGIITSWNDAATNLFGYSNAEMIGQSILKLIPRDRHSEEDYILGRMRMGHSIKHFETVRQTKSGKLVDLSLTISPIKNNLGEIIGVSKIARDITEKKQEEKRKNTFISVASHELKTPLTTVLMSAQMMQQHATIFGEKSAQIGTKIESQVKKMMLMIADFLSITEVDEGKLQLHQTTFQLDKLMRDCINDLETNRHSIELRCDPTVHILADWPKMDQVFANLLNNAIKYSPHGGTIIIGTQIIGEKVRIYVQDEGIGIEPKHQKNIFKSFYRVDNLNTSNISGFGIGLYLVAEILRKHGSQIHVQSAKDKGSIFYFDFPFTYASN
- a CDS encoding helix-turn-helix domain-containing protein; translation: MIFLLITACHQILICGLKIWSADEVYLVLCLPFGLLFGPAILLLVSSLKSKNIGWQFIFHFIPFVGSLLLFGIVKLKWWILDGFDVDDILLVHLMSFVHFSSYLTYVGLKNQQETGVDLFRLMKRYGIKVYFPIVFIFLLIVEILIMIGHYRNVIIHEIFVLSFFLTFLSSLFIFYFTYLRQYEGTNSEELTLTIAVSDALLCKIENIDSNVTSLDKREQLYRRQLEQFIHTKAYLDTELNKEKFSHQLGIPLNNISPFLKKEFGRGFNAFINHLRVNYAAKQLKNTELQTTVDHLSFVCGFNSRASFYRSFQAEFGCTPLQFCKTAS
- a CDS encoding cation diffusion facilitator family transporter, producing MKIIISNNFKYNILWRTAKNRGYYILDNNKTSIYNALAVNLLIALTKFIAASFTNSSSMISEGIHSTVDTANQLLILYGLKRSKKAPDQSHPFGYGKELYFWSFVFSILIFGLGGALSIYQGLMHIREPELMKDPFWNISS
- a CDS encoding inorganic diphosphatase, giving the protein MKYIFCTVETPKNSNAKYNYEPKCGGFVLAKYLPLGSVFPYDFGFIPGTVGEDGDPLDIIVISEQGTFPGCILKCRIIGAIKAIQQDKDGDTVENDRFLVVPEASAVFGHIHRVAQLPETVLDELQQFFINYNKQEGKNFQPLEILSAKDACKAIEKAKSNSQPIKKIELFLPLYDASGTPFSAQLFQDISKQLIKDFGGITAYTRAPAIGIWVDPKKQPIKDENVVYEIMVAEIDHAYWKQFKKKLELQFAQKELVIRQSEVGLL
- a CDS encoding glycosyltransferase family 2 protein; this encodes MVYFFTYLIYFYATTLGISYVVLMVMSYYNTLRYRYRYTKREENYLLEFPDKAPGVSIVAPAFNEEVIILDSVNSLLNLDYPNFEVVVVNDGSRDKTLDILLTEFELEEVPYYLVYKVNCKPIKRVFRSKNPAYSRLIVLDKENGGTKADAINAGINVVQNDYFINTDVDCILAKDSLSKIVLPILDSEKQVIAVGATMRMANGCRIENGEITRVRPPKSLIPLFQETEYLRSYLVGKMGWDMINAVPNVSGGFGLFDSKVIIAVGGFDSSSHAEDMDITTRISAYMLENNREYRIAQCPYSLCWTEGPPNLSILNRQRSRWGRGLFQFLVDHRKMIFNKDYGRLGFVVLPYMIMFEFLAPIIEFTGLLFMIFLLITHQINFDTFWMMLLYAYLIGFSVSVITVSYDLVLGKLYRNFWEYLKLVLFSAFEPILYHPFVIIFTLRGYIQYLTRKDIKWGNMTRKGFSQTKNA